In Nostocoides sp. HKS02, the DNA window GCCTGCCAGTGCTCGCCGTGCCCCGTGGCATACATCGACCCCCACGGTTCCCGGCCGGCCTCGTGCGAGGCATGGAGCAGGTCGTGCATGGCGCGGGCCCGACGTGCCATCGTCGAGGGCAAGGCTGCGCGGAGCTGCTCGTCGGCGTCGTAGCCGTCGACGAATGCGACGAGCCGGCTCGCCGCGAGGCCGACGTCCTCGCCGGCGAACACGTGGCCGAACGAGATCGCGGCATAAGCAAGATCCCACAGCCGCGTACTCGGCCCGGCCCCGTCCCAGTCGATGAACACCAGCCGATCCCCGTCAATCACGAGGTTCCAAGCTGCAAGATCGTTGTGGCACAACAGGTTCGGTCGATCCACCGGCAGGAGGACCTCCCACGGGTCGGGAACGGGCAACCCCGCGCTGGCGTCGTGGATCGTGCGCACCAAGGCACCCACGCGACGGAGCAGCGCGACGTCCAGCGGGCCCCGGTCCATCGCCAGGTCGCCCGGGACGTACTCGAGAACAAGGCGGCCCAGCTCGTCGCGGGCCCTTGGTTCGGGCAGGTCGACGCCACGGTTCCGTAGAGCCTGCATGTACGCCACCGTGAGGTCCGTCGTCGGCAGCCACGGCTTGCGCACCGTGTCCCCGATACGAACCACGCTCGCCGAGGCGTTGCCACCGGTCAGGGACGTCGCCCGGTGCCGGCCCGTCATGGGTTGAGCCTGGACCACAGCGCGGCGGCGTGGGCCCGACTGTGCGCCCCGACGCGCTCGCGGGCTGTGGCGAGGCGCTTTCGGACCGTGCGGTCGGTGATCCCCAGCCGGCGCGCGATGCGCCGGTCCG includes these proteins:
- a CDS encoding phosphotransferase, encoding MTGRHRATSLTGGNASASVVRIGDTVRKPWLPTTDLTVAYMQALRNRGVDLPEPRARDELGRLVLEYVPGDLAMDRGPLDVALLRRVGALVRTIHDASAGLPVPDPWEVLLPVDRPNLLCHNDLAAWNLVIDGDRLVFIDWDGAGPSTRLWDLAYAAISFGHVFAGEDVGLAASRLVAFVDGYDADEQLRAALPSTMARRARAMHDLLHASHEAGREPWGSMYATGHGEHWQACAAFIARHEHAWLDAVLRAVTDWRTSRGQHRRCQHPDDAAHDGPPHRPTAPQRGHEGWSDHHRRTRG